Proteins from a genomic interval of Plasmodium reichenowi strain SY57 chromosome 11, whole genome shotgun sequence:
- a CDS encoding succinyl-CoA synthetase alpha subunit, putative (part of same gene as PRSY57_1107000B~gap found within coding sequence) has product MKFSNMKKLSFPLKERYFSATSKVFIDKNTTVICQGITGKQ; this is encoded by the exons ATGAAATTTTCTAATATGAAAAAGTTATCTTTTCCCTTGAAG GAAAGATATTTCTCAGCAACGAGTAAAGTGTTCatagataaaaatacaaCAGTAATATGCCAAGGGATTACTGGAAAACAG